AGCCAGACCCCTTCCTCTCCACATTTTctagtatttttttcttttcttcctaaAATCAGATTGAACTGACTGATACTGTTGTTCTTGTTATGTCCACAGTAGCGACCGGCCGGCTAATGCTCGGAGTCCGCAAATGGTATTATGGCATGTGTGGCTTCAACAAGCTTGGTAAGGACCCACCGACAAAATGTTTACCAAAATTCTAAATTGTCTTTGATGAACATGTGCCGTTGTATTATTGATTTTCCATCCAGCATCTTCAGCATTGCACgttttcttgttttctgtgTCAGGTTTAATGCGTGATGACACAATCGAAGAAAATTCGGATGTGAAACAGGCCCTGAGCCGGCTTCCAGAGAACGAGCTCAACAACAGGGTGTTCAGGATCAAGAGAGCCCTGGACCTTAACATGAAGCAGCAGATCCTCCCTAAAGATCAGTGGGTGAAATTCGAGGAGGTACACTGAAAACTGCTATTTTAAACTGAGTGACTTTTCCAATAATCAGATCCTACCAGACAGAAATATTGAATTCTCAATGTAAAGGGATTCAGAGAGGTTTAactaacacattttattttccctgTAGGATATCAGCTACCTGTCGCCATATCTGAATGAGGTGATCCGTGAACGTGAAGAAATGGAAGAGTGGACGAAGAAGTAGATGGTCCTGATCAGAGCTGTTGATCTTGAGTCCGTACATGTTTGTCCCCtggtttaatatttaaaatgaaaagtgacCCCTATAAGATGGTGCTGATtaaagaaatatacattttccaaGATTTGCAAGTGTCACGTTTTATAAAACGACAGTGAAACAATCACATGTGTACACCTGGTAGAATGGGATCTGCCCCACATTGCATATAAGATATTTGACTTTAAAAATCCAGTTATATACAACATTTAAACCAGAATATAGACATAAGAACATATACATTAGATACAGGTAACAAAATATTTATCTATGCCACAGTAGTTACATCTTTATCTGCACTGCACATGTGCGAGTTACAGACTATAGGAGGTAATAAATAGACTGGAATTGAATTCCTTTATGATGCTGTAGTCAAACACAGCTAGTCAACTAGATTTACCATCACAGTGATGACTGACTGATAACGCACTGCATTGGCGCTATAACTACagtgctcaaaaaaattaaaggaacactttgaaaacacgtcagatctcattgtgaaaaaaaattatgttggatatttatactgatatggacagtttaatgtcttaggaacaaaaggatgccacatctttgatggaaataaaagttttcagcctacagagggctcaattttatagacaccccgaaaatcCTAGtggaaaaagtgatgtggcaggcttgtctattttgccaaaattaaatttctgcaactcaaaatgcttctcgatatcttgtgtggcccccacatgcttgtatgcatgcttgacaacgtcgcggcatgctcctaatgagacaacggatggtgtcttgtgggatgtcctcccagatctgtctaagggcatcagtgagctcctgtaaagtctgaggagcaacctggcggcgtctgatggatcgaaacataatgtcccagaggtgttctatcaggtttaggtcaggtgatcgtgagggccattcatttgcatcaatttcttcatcctccaggaactgcctgcatacccttgccacatgaggctgtgattatcgtgcatcaggaggaacccaggacctactgcaccagcgtagggtctgaccatgggttcaaggatctcatcccgatacctaatggcagtaagactgccgttctctagcctgtagaggtctgtgcgtccctccatggatatgccccccaagaccatcactgacccaccaccaaaccggttatgctgaacgatgttgcaggcagcatagcgttctccttggcttctccagaacCTTTCACGTTCTGCTcaggtgaacctgctctcatctgtgaaaagcacagggcgccagtggcggacatgccaattctggtgttctatagcaaatgccaatcgagctccacggtgctgggcagtgagcacagggcacactacaggacgtcgcgccctgaggacctcctcatgaagtctgtttcttactgtctgggcagagacattcacaccagtggcctgctggaggtcattctgtagggctcgggcagtgctcaacctgttcctccttgcacaaagcagcagatatcggtcctgctgatgggttgaggaccttctacggccctgtccagctctcctagagtaactgcctgtctcctggaatctcctccatgttctggagattatgctgggagacacattaaatctccttgcaacggcacgcatggacgtgccatcctggaggagttggacaatctgtgcaacttctgtagggttaagaaaaatcgcctcatgctcccagtagagataatgactctagcttaagccaacactaatggaaaaccagtcgaagtgatcaagagggagaaacttgaaatggcctccacatgcaaaaccactcctattttgggggtcttctcattgttgcccctctagtgcacctgttgttaattccatcaacaccaatgcagctgaaactgattaacaaccccctctgctacttaactgaccagataattatcaaaaaagtgcaattgaattcatgccataccctgataaaaaagtgttcctttaatttttttgagcagtgtaaaTTAAATAGGGCCAATTCTACCAGACCATTCATTTGATCTCTAATCATCTTTCTGAGCCTGTGATCTCCTGTTGTCCACTTCCTCGATGGTTCCTATAAAGTTCCCCATGACACTGTTGAAAGACTTTAGCATGGATACCCCCAGCTCGTTGTTGGTTTCATGAATGTCTGGATCATAGACCCCCATATGTGGTGTGCACACCTTGACATTCCCCCTACCACATCCCTCCAGGATGCTCAGCAGCTGACATCTGACCTCCTGAAACAACTCACAGTTGTAAATCAGTAGGACTGAATCATCAAGAGGATAAGCAACATCCTCGGGGTAGCACTCT
This is a stretch of genomic DNA from Limanda limanda chromosome 19, fLimLim1.1, whole genome shotgun sequence. It encodes these proteins:
- the LOC133025973 gene encoding cytochrome b-c1 complex subunit 7 codes for the protein MASRAPVATGRLMLGVRKWYYGMCGFNKLGLMRDDTIEENSDVKQALSRLPENELNNRVFRIKRALDLNMKQQILPKDQWVKFEEDISYLSPYLNEVIREREEMEEWTKK